A genomic segment from Klebsiella africana encodes:
- a CDS encoding PAAR domain-containing protein, with protein sequence MNKVIRKGDTLREYGGRVLMGHYQCFGLGFACKGDPVKCNKHGMTTIAEGSARTTIDGQPVALHGHRCACGCTLVSSNPDCGVDQ encoded by the coding sequence ATGAATAAAGTCATTCGCAAAGGCGATACCCTGCGGGAGTATGGGGGCAGGGTGCTGATGGGGCATTATCAGTGTTTTGGTCTGGGATTCGCCTGCAAGGGCGACCCGGTCAAGTGTAACAAACACGGTATGACGACCATTGCTGAAGGCAGCGCACGAACCACGATTGATGGCCAGCCGGTTGCGCTGCACGGTCATCGCTGCGCCTGCGGCTGCACGCTGGTCAGCTCTAACCCAGACTGCGGGGTTGATCAGTGA
- a CDS encoding T6SS phospholipase effector Tle1-like catalytic domain-containing protein translates to MSEITETHTAWVPPPFPPQGRLPGRALQVGQNCHQQNSDERRYHQELCLAAGRRVEPPCCKTLHISLFFDGTGNNLNHDFFIANPKHPTNIARLFRATIGTGTAGGVPSDDQSKLFDDDAEGDGKYFKFYMPGVGTPFPEVNDPDYSTMGLVGAVKGEDRINWALLRIIDVLMFSATEKWLTTTESRRSLKEMSTSWNRLWFGGSHNRYEEFTRLLNGLAPKLMPMLIQPEPGKPKLTGIKLYVYGFSRGAAAARTFVRWLSELLPPPAAEGEKPPQCLQTGGMQLPVSVEFLGLLDTVASVGVAHVVPVADGHMSWADGTMELPDDETYGGLIKKCVHLVSGHEQRLCFPLDSVRRANGKYPPCAIEVVYPGMHSDIGGGYPPGEQGKGNAEHDGHLLSQIVLHDMYSAAFNCGAPLKVPKQALPEKFKSQSWRVIPLDLDSQFFVSEVLSARFNAWRELTLGQTTPKTFDPEAASHYEPPAAGGSLETVIAEQMAWITAWRIDRYARGSMLKTPFYQRATNTEALPAARKAAEVIRDKEQEKVLSARQNQIANQPPDRMDELVLQPGVKDFDPKMDQTQLFDAAKEFGKDYHDGYRIPDNLAQLVLDTVLQPVIFVLNTDDEAQEYRRMKRDGEARVAVLFPDAGEASNAEQPAGLVRALFDDQVHDSRAWFMYAALGTREMWTGYFRYRMIYFSERCSKPLSPLVLAGDLVGFATVTAGVVLSFRQKRLTGKLAGLAATGAVRSLEVAVLDKITGEALPELPGGAQLRAFTHEPGTVVAQQKARKAEEQLARGQAALPASWLEDVLTTTV, encoded by the coding sequence ATGTCCGAAATAACCGAAACCCATACCGCCTGGGTCCCGCCGCCGTTTCCGCCGCAGGGACGTCTGCCGGGCCGGGCGCTGCAGGTTGGGCAGAACTGCCATCAGCAGAACAGCGACGAGCGGCGCTATCACCAGGAACTGTGCCTGGCTGCCGGACGTCGCGTGGAGCCGCCGTGCTGCAAGACGCTGCACATCAGCCTGTTTTTCGACGGTACCGGCAATAACTTAAATCATGACTTTTTTATCGCGAACCCGAAACATCCGACCAATATCGCCCGGCTGTTTCGGGCGACTATTGGAACGGGAACGGCTGGCGGGGTGCCGTCTGACGATCAGAGCAAGCTGTTTGATGATGACGCCGAGGGGGACGGGAAATATTTTAAATTCTATATGCCCGGCGTGGGCACCCCCTTCCCGGAAGTGAATGACCCGGACTATTCCACCATGGGTCTGGTGGGGGCAGTTAAGGGGGAGGATCGGATTAACTGGGCGCTGCTGCGCATAATCGATGTGCTGATGTTTAGTGCCACCGAAAAATGGCTGACCACCACAGAGAGTCGTCGTTCACTGAAAGAAATGAGCACCAGCTGGAACCGGCTGTGGTTTGGCGGCAGCCATAACCGCTATGAAGAGTTCACTCGCTTGCTGAATGGTCTTGCCCCGAAACTGATGCCGATGCTGATTCAGCCTGAGCCGGGCAAGCCGAAACTGACAGGCATCAAGCTGTATGTCTATGGTTTTTCCCGCGGCGCGGCAGCGGCGCGCACCTTTGTGCGCTGGCTGAGCGAACTGCTGCCCCCGCCGGCGGCGGAAGGTGAAAAACCGCCGCAGTGCCTGCAGACAGGCGGGATGCAGCTGCCCGTCAGCGTGGAGTTTCTCGGGCTGCTGGATACGGTGGCCTCCGTCGGGGTGGCGCATGTGGTGCCGGTTGCCGACGGGCATATGTCCTGGGCAGACGGCACGATGGAGCTGCCGGATGATGAAACCTATGGCGGGCTGATAAAAAAATGTGTTCACCTGGTCTCCGGGCATGAGCAGCGTCTCTGCTTTCCGCTGGACTCTGTGCGCCGGGCAAACGGCAAATACCCGCCCTGTGCCATTGAGGTGGTTTACCCGGGAATGCACTCGGATATTGGTGGAGGATATCCGCCGGGGGAGCAGGGGAAGGGGAATGCTGAACATGATGGGCATTTGTTGTCTCAAATAGTGTTACATGACATGTATTCAGCAGCGTTTAACTGTGGCGCTCCGTTAAAGGTTCCTAAACAGGCGTTGCCTGAAAAATTTAAGTCACAAAGTTGGAGAGTCATTCCTCTTGATCTAGATTCTCAGTTCTTTGTATCTGAAGTTTTAAGTGCACGCTTCAACGCCTGGCGCGAACTTACCCTGGGCCAAACCACGCCGAAAACGTTCGATCCCGAAGCAGCCTCTCACTACGAACCACCTGCCGCCGGCGGCAGTCTGGAAACCGTCATTGCTGAGCAGATGGCCTGGATCACCGCCTGGCGCATCGACCGCTATGCCAGAGGCTCGATGCTGAAAACGCCCTTCTATCAGCGCGCCACGAATACCGAAGCGCTGCCTGCCGCGCGGAAGGCGGCAGAAGTGATTCGTGATAAAGAACAGGAGAAGGTGCTCAGTGCTCGCCAGAACCAGATAGCAAACCAGCCTCCTGACAGGATGGATGAGCTGGTTCTGCAGCCGGGCGTGAAGGATTTTGACCCAAAGATGGATCAAACCCAGCTGTTCGACGCGGCGAAGGAGTTCGGAAAGGATTACCACGACGGTTACCGTATTCCGGATAACCTGGCGCAGCTGGTGCTGGATACCGTGCTGCAGCCGGTGATTTTCGTTCTCAATACCGATGATGAAGCGCAGGAATACCGGCGCATGAAGCGTGACGGAGAGGCCCGGGTGGCCGTCCTCTTTCCCGATGCCGGGGAAGCCAGCAACGCGGAGCAGCCTGCCGGACTGGTGAGGGCGCTGTTTGATGATCAGGTGCATGACTCACGCGCCTGGTTTATGTATGCCGCGCTCGGCACGCGCGAGATGTGGACCGGTTACTTCCGCTACCGGATGATTTACTTCAGCGAGCGCTGCAGTAAACCGCTCTCGCCGCTGGTGCTCGCCGGAGACCTGGTGGGTTTTGCGACCGTGACCGCGGGTGTCGTGCTCAGTTTCCGGCAAAAGCGCCTGACCGGCAAGCTGGCCGGGCTGGCTGCGACAGGCGCCGTGCGCTCGCTGGAGGTGGCGGTGCTGGACAAGATAACCGGGGAAGCGCTGCCGGAGCTGCCCGGAGGGGCGCAGCTGCGGGCATTTACCCACGAGCCGGGAACCGTTGTCGCACAGCAAAAGGCGCGGAAAGCGGAAGAGCAGCTGGCGCGGGGGCAAGCCGCGCTGCCGGCCAGCTGGCTGGAGGACGTTCTGACGACAACGGTCTGA
- the tli1 gene encoding T6SS immunity phospholipase A1-binding lipoprotein Tli1-KP: protein MKSALISPLLAGLLLLTGCAQPAAQAGGGGGGTIKAINHTKWAINHFSINGQSGIDIIGPFQGGGGGCCFSVPARWTPGMTVRVDWETGVGDTEGSPGFGNDEKYLAWVKKMKAQNRQHSKTVPLPDYNGQDVCGITVHFLPCDDVKVTTSCWSPRNVNYPIKEPVRMKEPAVCPK, encoded by the coding sequence ATGAAATCTGCATTAATCAGCCCGCTGCTGGCGGGTCTGCTGCTGTTAACCGGCTGCGCACAGCCTGCCGCACAGGCCGGAGGCGGCGGTGGCGGAACAATAAAAGCCATCAACCACACAAAATGGGCAATTAACCACTTCAGTATCAATGGCCAGTCGGGCATCGACATTATAGGCCCGTTCCAGGGAGGCGGTGGCGGCTGCTGCTTCAGCGTGCCCGCCCGCTGGACGCCGGGTATGACGGTGCGCGTTGACTGGGAAACCGGGGTGGGTGATACAGAAGGTTCCCCTGGCTTTGGTAATGATGAAAAGTACCTTGCCTGGGTTAAGAAAATGAAGGCTCAGAACCGTCAGCACAGCAAAACCGTTCCGCTGCCTGACTATAACGGCCAGGATGTGTGCGGCATTACGGTGCACTTTTTACCCTGCGATGACGTGAAGGTGACTACCAGCTGCTGGTCACCGAGAAATGTGAACTATCCGATAAAAGAGCCCGTCAGGATGAAGGAGCCCGCCGTATGTCCGAAATAA
- the tli1 gene encoding T6SS immunity phospholipase A1-binding lipoprotein Tli1-KP: MKSALISPLLAGLLLLTGCAQPAARAGGGAIDAINHTKWAINHFSVNGQSGIDIIGPFQGGGGGCCFSVPARWTPGMTVRVDWESGVGGSKGFPGFADREKYKAWKKGIDAQKRQHSKTVPLPDYNGQDVCGITVHFLPCDDVMVTTSCYTYGSPSYPIKEPVRMKEPAVCPK, translated from the coding sequence ATGAAATCTGCATTAATCAGCCCGCTGCTGGCGGGTCTGCTGCTGTTAACCGGCTGCGCACAGCCAGCCGCCCGGGCCGGCGGCGGCGCCATTGACGCCATCAACCACACAAAATGGGCGATCAACCACTTCAGTGTCAACGGCCAGTCGGGCATCGACATTATAGGCCCGTTTCAGGGGGGCGGTGGCGGCTGCTGCTTCAGCGTGCCCGCCCGCTGGACGCCGGGTATGACAGTGCGCGTTGACTGGGAATCAGGCGTTGGTGGTTCTAAAGGTTTTCCTGGATTTGCCGACAGGGAAAAATACAAGGCCTGGAAAAAAGGGATTGATGCCCAAAAGAGGCAGCACAGTAAAACCGTCCCGTTGCCCGACTATAACGGCCAGGATGTGTGCGGCATTACGGTGCACTTTTTACCCTGCGATGACGTGATGGTGACCACCAGCTGCTACACCTACGGCAGTCCGTCCTACCCGATAAAAGAGCCCGTCAGGATGAAGGAGCCCGCCGTCTGTCCGAAGTAG
- a CDS encoding DUF3304 domain-containing protein — MKSALISPLLAGLLLLTGCAQPAARAGGGTIDAINHTKWAINHFSINGQSGIDIIGPFQGGGGGCCFSVPARWTPGMTVRVDWESGVAFARDIPEIPEPAYPNYKGQDNKVWTEEIAEYNQQKRVWYKKIKALKRQHSKTVPLPDYNGQDVCGITVHFLPCDDVKVTTSCYTYGSPSYPIKEPVRMKEPAVCPK, encoded by the coding sequence ATGAAATCTGCATTAATCAGCCCGCTGCTGGCGGGTCTGCTGCTGTTAACCGGCTGCGCGCAGCCTGCCGCCCGGGCCGGAGGCGGCACCATTGACGCCATCAACCACACCAAATGGGCGATCAACCACTTCAGTATCAACGGCCAGTCGGGCATCGACATTATAGGTCCGTTCCAGGGGGGCGGTGGCGGCTGCTGCTTCAGCGTACCCGCCCGCTGGACGCCGGGTATGACGGTGCGCGTTGATTGGGAAAGTGGAGTCGCATTTGCCAGAGACATTCCTGAAATTCCTGAACCTGCTTATCCGAATTATAAAGGGCAGGATAATAAAGTCTGGACCGAAGAAATAGCAGAATATAACCAACAAAAAAGAGTTTGGTATAAAAAAATCAAAGCACTAAAACGCCAGCACAGCAAAACCGTTCCGCTGCCCGACTATAACGGCCAGGATGTGTGCGGCATTACGGTGCACTTTTTACCCTGCGATGACGTGAAGGTGACCACCAGCTGTTACACCTACGGCAGTCCGTCCTACCCGATAAAAGAGCCCGTCAGGATGAAGGAGCCCGCCGTCTGTCCGAAGTAG
- the tli1 gene encoding T6SS immunity phospholipase A1-binding lipoprotein Tli1-KP — MTSALISPLLAGLLLLTGCAQSAAQAGGGGGGTIDAINHTKWAINHFSINGQSGIDSIGPFQGGGGGCCFSVPARWTPGMTVRVDWESGEASTDDFPGYENWNKYLEWEKKIKASHRQHSKTVPLPDYNGQDVCGITVHFLPCDDVKVTTSCYTYGSPSYPIKEPVRMKEPAVCPE; from the coding sequence ATGACATCTGCATTAATCAGCCCGCTGCTGGCGGGTCTGCTGCTGTTAACCGGCTGCGCGCAGTCAGCCGCACAGGCCGGAGGCGGCGGAGGCGGCACCATTGACGCCATCAACCACACCAAATGGGCAATTAACCACTTCAGTATCAATGGCCAGTCGGGTATCGATTCAATAGGCCCGTTTCAGGGGGGCGGAGGCGGCTGCTGCTTCAGCGTGCCCGCCCGCTGGACGCCGGGTATGACGGTGCGCGTTGACTGGGAAAGTGGGGAAGCTTCAACTGATGATTTCCCGGGATATGAAAACTGGAATAAATATCTTGAATGGGAAAAGAAAATAAAAGCCAGTCATCGGCAGCACAGCAAAACTGTCCCGCTGCCCGACTATAACGGCCAGGATGTGTGCGGCATTACGGTGCACTTTTTACCCTGCGATGACGTGAAGGTGACCACCAGCTGTTACACCTACGGCAGTCCGTCGTACCCGATAAAAGAGCCCGTCAGGATGAAGGAGCCGGCCGTCTGTCCGGAGTAG
- a CDS encoding T6SS phospholipase effector Tle1-like catalytic domain-containing protein, with protein sequence MSEITETHAAWVPPPFPPQGRLPGRALQVGQNCHQQNSDERRYHQELCLAAGRRVEPPCCKTLHISLFFDGTGNNLNNDLLLSDPKHPTNIARLFRATIGDGTAGGVTDTKKMPLDGVKDSGGKYFKFYIPGVGTPFPEVNDPDYSTMGLVGAVKGEERINWALLRIIDVLMRLSKDKENNSIKLSEGASRESLKKMGTSWNRLWFGGSHNRYEEFTRLLNDLASDLKPLIIQPEPGKPKLTGIKLYVYGFSRGAAAARTFVRWLSELLPPPAAEGEKPPQCLQTGGMQLPVSVEFLGLLDTVASVGVAHVVPVADGHMSWADGTMELPDDETYGGLIKKCVHLVSGHEQRLCFPLDSVRRANGKYPPCATEVVYPGMHSDIGGGYPPGDQGKANGEDDSLLLSQIPLNDLYEAAFEVGAPLKVPEGILPDDLSAQRWRIMDADTLSEFDVDTPLVKRFNAWRELTLGQTTPKTFDPEAASHYEPPAAGGSLETVIAEQMAWITAWRIDRYARGSMLKTPFYQRATNTEALPAARKAAEVIRDKEQEKVLSARQNQIANQPPDRMDELVLQPGVKDFDPKMDQTQLFDAAKEFGKDYHGGYRIPDNLAQLVLDTVLQPVIFVLNTDDEAQEYRRMKRDGEARVAVLFPDAGEASNAEQPAGLVRALFDDQIHDSRAWFMYAALGTREMWTGYFRYRMIYFSERCSKPLSPLVLAGDLVGFATVTAGVVLSFRQKRLTGKLAGLAATGAVRSLEVAVLDQITGEALPELPGGEQLRAFTHEPGTVVAQQKARKADEQLARGQAALPASWLEDVLTTTV encoded by the coding sequence ATGTCCGAAATAACCGAAACCCATGCCGCCTGGGTCCCGCCGCCGTTTCCGCCGCAGGGACGTCTGCCGGGCCGGGCGCTGCAGGTTGGGCAGAACTGCCATCAGCAGAACAGCGACGAGCGGCGCTATCACCAGGAACTGTGCCTGGCTGCCGGACGTCGCGTGGAGCCGCCGTGCTGCAAGACGCTGCACATCAGCCTGTTTTTCGACGGTACGGGTAATAACCTGAACAATGACCTGCTGCTGTCTGACCCGAAGCATCCGACCAATATCGCGCGTTTGTTTCGCGCCACCATTGGCGACGGCACCGCCGGCGGCGTCACTGATACCAAAAAGATGCCGCTGGATGGGGTAAAAGACAGTGGAGGAAAATACTTCAAGTTTTATATTCCCGGTGTGGGCACCCCGTTCCCGGAAGTGAATGACCCGGACTATTCGACCATGGGTCTGGTGGGTGCAGTTAAGGGTGAGGAGCGGATTAACTGGGCGCTGCTGCGGATTATTGATGTGCTAATGCGCCTGAGTAAGGACAAGGAAAACAACAGCATAAAGCTGTCCGAAGGAGCCAGCCGTGAATCCCTCAAAAAAATGGGTACCAGCTGGAACCGGCTGTGGTTTGGCGGCAGCCATAACCGCTATGAAGAGTTCACTCGTTTGCTGAATGATTTGGCCTCTGATTTGAAGCCCCTGATTATTCAGCCTGAGCCGGGCAAGCCGAAACTGACAGGCATCAAGCTGTATGTCTATGGTTTTTCCCGCGGCGCGGCAGCGGCGCGCACCTTTGTGCGCTGGCTGAGCGAACTGCTGCCCCCGCCGGCGGCGGAAGGTGAAAAACCGCCGCAGTGCCTGCAGACAGGCGGGATGCAGCTGCCCGTCAGCGTGGAGTTTCTCGGACTGCTGGATACGGTGGCCTCCGTCGGGGTGGCGCATGTGGTGCCGGTTGCCGACGGGCATATGTCCTGGGCAGACGGCACGATGGAGCTGCCGGATGATGAAACCTATGGCGGGCTGATAAAAAAATGTGTTCACCTGGTCTCCGGGCATGAGCAGCGTCTCTGCTTTCCGCTGGACTCGGTGCGGCGGGCAAACGGCAAATACCCGCCCTGTGCCACTGAGGTGGTTTACCCGGGGATGCACTCGGATATTGGTGGAGGATATCCGCCGGGGGATCAGGGGAAAGCGAATGGTGAGGATGACAGCTTATTACTATCGCAGATCCCACTTAATGATTTGTATGAAGCCGCTTTTGAGGTTGGAGCACCGTTGAAAGTTCCTGAAGGTATTTTGCCTGATGACTTGAGCGCTCAACGTTGGAGAATTATGGATGCGGATACCCTCTCCGAATTCGATGTTGATACACCACTAGTCAAACGCTTCAACGCCTGGCGCGAACTTACCCTGGGCCAAACCACGCCGAAAACGTTCGATCCCGAAGCAGCCTCTCACTACGAACCACCTGCCGCCGGCGGCAGTCTGGAAACCGTCATTGCTGAGCAGATGGCCTGGATCACCGCCTGGCGCATCGACCGCTATGCCAGAGGCTCGATGCTGAAAACGCCCTTCTATCAGCGCGCCACGAATACCGAAGCGCTGCCTGCCGCGCGGAAGGCGGCAGAAGTGATTCGTGATAAAGAACAGGAGAAGGTGCTCAGTGCTCGCCAGAACCAGATAGCAAACCAGCCTCCTGACAGGATGGACGAGCTGGTTCTGCAGCCGGGCGTGAAGGATTTTGACCCAAAGATGGATCAAACCCAGCTGTTCGACGCGGCGAAGGAGTTCGGAAAGGATTACCACGGCGGTTACCGTATCCCGGATAACCTGGCGCAGCTGGTGCTGGATACCGTGCTGCAGCCGGTGATTTTCGTTCTCAATACCGATGATGAAGCGCAGGAATACCGGCGCATGAAGCGTGACGGAGAAGCCCGGGTGGCCGTCCTCTTTCCCGATGCCGGGGAGGCCAGCAACGCGGAACAGCCTGCCGGGCTGGTGAGGGCGCTGTTTGATGACCAGATACATGACTCACGCGCCTGGTTTATGTATGCCGCGCTCGGCACGCGCGAGATGTGGACCGGTTACTTCCGCTACCGGATGATTTACTTCAGCGAGCGCTGCAGTAAACCGCTCTCGCCGCTGGTGCTCGCCGGAGACCTGGTGGGTTTTGCGACCGTGACCGCGGGTGTCGTGCTCAGTTTCCGGCAAAAGCGCCTGACCGGCAAGCTGGCCGGGCTGGCTGCGACAGGCGCCGTGCGCTCGCTGGAGGTGGCGGTGCTGGACCAGATAACCGGGGAAGCGCTGCCGGAGCTGCCCGGAGGGGAGCAGCTGCGGGCATTTACCCACGAGCCGGGAACCGTTGTCGCACAGCAAAAGGCGCGGAAAGCGGACGAGCAGCTGGCGCGGGGGCAAGCCGCGCTGCCGGCCAGCTGGCTGGAGGACGTTCTGACGACAACGGTCTGA
- the tli1 gene encoding T6SS immunity phospholipase A1-binding lipoprotein Tli1-KP, with protein MKSALISPLLAGLLLLTGCAQPAAQAGGGGTIDAINHTKWAINHFSINGQSGIDSIGPFQGGGGGCCFSVPARWTPGMTVRVDWETGQGSSAGFPGFADRAKYKAWIADIDAQKRQHSQTVPLPDYNGQDVCGITVHFLPCDDVKVTTSCYTYGSPSYPIKEPVRMKEPAVCPK; from the coding sequence ATGAAATCTGCATTAATCAGCCCGCTGCTGGCGGGTCTGCTGCTGTTAACCGGCTGCGCACAGCCTGCCGCACAGGCCGGAGGCGGTGGCACCATTGACGCCATCAACCACACCAAATGGGCAATTAACCACTTCAGTATCAATGGCCAGTCGGGTATCGATTCAATAGGCCCGTTTCAGGGGGGCGGTGGCGGCTGCTGCTTCAGCGTGCCCGCCCGCTGGACGCCGGGTATGACGGTGCGCGTTGACTGGGAAACCGGGCAGGGTTCATCTGCGGGTTTCCCGGGGTTTGCTGACAGGGCTAAATATAAAGCCTGGATAGCAGACATTGATGCCCAAAAACGCCAGCACAGCCAAACCGTTCCGCTGCCCGACTATAACGGCCAGGATGTGTGCGGCATTACAGTGCACTTTTTACCCTGCGATGACGTGAAGGTGACCACCAGCTGTTACACCTACGGCAGTCCGTCGTACCCGATAAAAGAGCCCGTCAGGATGAAGGAGCCCGCCGTATGTCCGAAATAA
- the tli1 gene encoding T6SS immunity phospholipase A1-binding lipoprotein Tli1-KP, with protein MKSALISPLLAGLLLLTGCAQPAAQAGGGGGGTIKAINHTKWAINHFSVNGQSGIDSIGPFQGGGGGCCFSVPARWTPGMTVRVEWETGQGSSAGFPGFADEAKYLAWKKGIDAQKRQHSKTVPLPDYNGQDVCGITVHFLPCDDVKVTTSCWSPRNANYPIKEPVRMKEPAVCPK; from the coding sequence ATGAAATCTGCATTAATCAGCCCGCTGCTGGCGGGTCTGCTGCTGTTAACCGGCTGCGCGCAGCCTGCCGCACAGGCCGGAGGCGGCGGTGGCGGAACAATAAAAGCCATCAACCACACCAAATGGGCGATCAACCACTTCAGTGTCAACGGCCAGTCGGGCATCGATTCAATAGGCCCGTTTCAGGGGGGCGGAGGCGGCTGCTGCTTCAGCGTGCCCGCCCGCTGGACGCCGGGTATGACGGTGCGCGTTGAATGGGAAACCGGGCAGGGTTCATCCGCGGGTTTCCCGGGGTTTGCTGATGAGGCGAAATACCTTGCCTGGAAAAAAGGGATTGATGCCCAAAAGAGGCAGCACAGCAAAACCGTTCCGCTGCCCGACTATAACGGCCAGGATGTATGCGGCATTACGGTGCACTTTTTACCCTGCGATGACGTGAAGGTGACCACCAGCTGCTGGTCACCGAGAAATGCGAACTATCCGATAAAAGAGCCCGTCAGGATGAAGGAGCCCGCCGTCTGTCCGAAGTAG
- the tli1 gene encoding T6SS immunity phospholipase A1-binding lipoprotein Tli1-KP gives MKSALISPLLAGLLLLTGCAQPAARAGGGTIDAINHTKWAINHFSINGQSGIDIIGPFQGGGGGCCFSVPARWTPGMTVRVDWESGEASTEGFPGFADSKKYREWRDNLKQNNRQHSKTVPLPDYNGQDVCGITVHFLPCDDVKVTTSCYTYGSPSYPIKEPVRMKEPAVCPK, from the coding sequence ATGAAATCTGCATTAATCAGCCCGCTGCTGGCGGGTCTGCTGCTGTTAACCGGCTGCGCGCAGCCTGCCGCCCGGGCCGGAGGCGGCACCATTGACGCCATCAACCACACCAAATGGGCGATCAACCACTTCAGTATCAACGGCCAGTCGGGCATCGACATTATAGGTCCGTTCCAGGGGGGCGGTGGCGGCTGCTGCTTCAGCGTACCCGCCCGCTGGACGCCGGGTATGACGGTGCGCGTTGACTGGGAAAGTGGTGAGGCATCGACTGAAGGTTTTCCTGGATTTGCTGATTCAAAAAAATACAGAGAGTGGAGAGATAATTTAAAACAAAACAACCGTCAGCACAGTAAAACCGTCCCGTTGCCCGACTATAACGGCCAGGATGTGTGCGGCATTACGGTGCACTTTTTACCCTGCGATGACGTGAAGGTGACCACCAGCTGTTACACCTACGGCAGTCCGTCGTACCCGATAAAAGAGCCCGTCAGGATGAAGGAGCCCGCCGTATGTCCGAAGTAG
- a CDS encoding IS3 family transposase (programmed frameshift) has translation MIFSPQHKTGDLMNKKTKRTFTPEFRLECAQLIVDKGYSYRQASEAMNVGSTTLESWVRQLRRERQGITPSATPITPDQQRIRELEKQVRRLEEQNTIFKKGYRALDVRLTERFTIVARLSDSHTVVSLCSALGIHRSSYRYWRKRRDTVNPARVRLCSEIRRAWNQSRGSAGARTLADMLTQNGVPMSRYRAGRLMKYLNLSSCQPGKHQYKNARQEHTCLPNLLERQFAVPEPDRVWCGDITYIQAGNRWCYLAIVMDLFARRVIGWSLSAHANTALISNALRMAYETRGQPHDVMFHSDQGSQYTGLKYQQLLWRYRIKQSVSRRGNCWDNSPMERFFRSLKTEWVPVNGYAGKDEARQQINGYILNYYNSVRPHHYNGGLTPEESENRYHFYCKTVANIT, from the exons GTGATATTCTCACCTCAACACAAAACAGGTGACTTAATGAACAAGAAAACTAAGCGTACTTTCACCCCCGAGTTCAGGCTGGAATGTGCACAGCTGATTGTTGATAAGGGCTACTCCTATCGACAAGCCAGTGAAGCGATGAATGTCGGTTCTACCACGCTTGAGAGCTGGGTACGCCAGCTCAGGCGAGAGCGCCAGGGGATTACGCCCTCTGCCACACCTATTACTCCAGACCAGCAACGTATCCGCGAGCTGGAAAAGCAGGTTCGTCGCCTGGAGGAGCAGAATACGATAT TTAAAAAAGGCTACCGCGCTCTTGATGTCCGACTCACTGAACGGTTCACGATAGTTGCCAGACTGAGTGACAGCCACACGGTCGTCAGCCTGTGTTCTGCTCTGGGAATACACCGCAGCAGTTACCGATACTGGCGAAAACGACGCGATACGGTTAATCCGGCGCGAGTCAGGCTGTGCAGCGAAATACGCCGGGCGTGGAATCAGAGCCGGGGCTCAGCAGGGGCGCGCACTCTGGCTGACATGCTGACCCAGAACGGCGTCCCGATGAGCCGTTACCGTGCGGGGCGTCTGATGAAATATCTGAACCTGAGCAGTTGCCAGCCCGGAAAACATCAGTACAAAAATGCCCGTCAGGAGCATACCTGCCTGCCGAATCTGCTTGAGCGCCAGTTCGCTGTGCCCGAGCCAGATCGGGTATGGTGCGGAGATATTACGTATATCCAGGCAGGAAATCGCTGGTGCTATCTGGCGATCGTTATGGATCTTTTTGCCCGCAGGGTTATCGGCTGGAGTCTGTCAGCGCATGCCAATACCGCACTGATAAGCAACGCTCTGCGGATGGCTTATGAGACGCGTGGTCAACCGCATGATGTCATGTTCCATAGCGATCAGGGAAGCCAGTATACCGGTCTGAAATATCAACAACTTCTCTGGCGTTACAGAATAAAACAAAGCGTCAGTCGGCGGGGAAACTGCTGGGACAATAGTCCCATGGAACGCTTCTTCCGCAGTCTGAAAACAGAATGGGTACCGGTGAATGGTTACGCAGGCAAGGACGAAGCCCGACAGCAAATTAATGGTTACATATTGAACTACTACAACAGCGTCAGACCTCACCATTATAACGGTGGGTTGACTCCGGAAGAGTCTGAGAACAGATACCATTTTTACTGTAAAACCGTGGCCAATATTACTTGA